In the Candidatus Electrothrix sp. GW3-4 genome, one interval contains:
- a CDS encoding 1-deoxy-D-xylulose-5-phosphate reductoisomerase, protein MKFLSLLGSTGSIGKNVLNVVRSFPDRFQVVGLSAGRNIEELAAQVREFQPECISVADQTLASQLITMLPETYQDRVFWGDEGNKKVATVPAAEMVVSAVVGAVGLLPTLAAIAEGKDIGLANKETLVMAGRLVMEAARRHKVALLPIDSEHSAIFQALEAGRRADVGKIILTASGGPFRTLGKEELRQATPEQALAHPNWDMGRKISVDSATMMNKGLEVIEACWLFDVPAEKIRVVVHPESIVHSLVEYIDGSVVAQLGIPDMRIPIAYALSYPERIPLNLSRLSLSDCGRLSFEKPDYDRFPALELAFRVMEEGGVKPAVLNAANEVAVAAFLAEQIGFTDITALVVSTLDRFAPGDDLDLDAIVAADGKAREIARKEVAQRQLAE, encoded by the coding sequence TTCCCTCCTCGGTTCCACCGGTTCCATTGGTAAAAATGTTCTGAACGTGGTGCGCTCCTTCCCGGATCGTTTTCAAGTGGTTGGTCTCTCTGCAGGCAGGAATATCGAAGAGCTTGCTGCTCAGGTCCGGGAATTTCAGCCTGAGTGCATTTCGGTTGCTGATCAGACCCTGGCCTCTCAGCTCATTACCATGCTGCCTGAGACGTATCAGGACAGGGTTTTTTGGGGCGACGAGGGAAATAAAAAGGTAGCCACGGTGCCAGCAGCAGAGATGGTTGTCTCTGCGGTGGTGGGTGCGGTGGGGCTCCTGCCCACCTTGGCGGCAATAGCTGAGGGCAAGGATATCGGGCTTGCCAATAAGGAAACCCTGGTCATGGCCGGACGCCTGGTTATGGAGGCAGCCCGAAGACATAAGGTCGCATTGCTTCCTATTGATTCTGAGCATTCAGCTATTTTTCAGGCCTTGGAGGCAGGGCGCCGCGCTGATGTAGGGAAGATTATCCTGACTGCCTCAGGCGGCCCCTTTCGGACCTTGGGGAAAGAGGAACTGCGACAGGCCACCCCGGAACAGGCCTTGGCCCATCCTAACTGGGATATGGGACGGAAGATCTCTGTTGATTCGGCAACCATGATGAATAAGGGGCTGGAGGTTATTGAGGCCTGCTGGCTTTTTGATGTACCGGCAGAGAAAATACGGGTAGTTGTTCATCCGGAATCCATAGTCCATTCTCTGGTGGAGTATATTGACGGCTCTGTGGTGGCCCAATTGGGAATTCCGGATATGCGGATTCCTATTGCTTATGCCCTGTCCTACCCGGAACGAATCCCCCTCAATCTTTCCCGTCTCAGCCTTTCCGACTGCGGGAGGCTCAGTTTTGAAAAACCAGATTATGATCGTTTTCCGGCCCTTGAGCTCGCCTTCCGGGTGATGGAAGAGGGGGGGGTGAAACCAGCAGTGCTCAATGCGGCCAACGAGGTTGCAGTTGCTGCCTTTCTTGCTGAGCAGATCGGTTTTACGGATATCACCGCGCTTGTTGTCTCGACCCTGGACCGTTTTGCCCCTGGTGATGATCTTGATCTGGATGCTATTGTAGCAGCAGATGGCAAGGCCCGGGAGATTGCCCGGAAAGAGGTTGCACAGCGGCAGCTGGCTGAGTAG
- a CDS encoding response regulator — MDRHLATKVLLVDDEEAFVQLLARRLATRGMKVAAVTCGEEAVAMVDKRIFDVAVIDLSMPGIDGIETLKQIKAKKPEIEVLMLTGHATVAGGIEAMKQGARDFLQKPVELEELLEKIKTARQSRLTALHRKADAEMQEILKRKSW; from the coding sequence ATGGATCGGCATCTGGCGACAAAAGTACTTCTTGTTGATGATGAAGAGGCATTTGTGCAGCTGCTTGCCCGTCGTCTTGCAACCAGAGGGATGAAGGTTGCTGCTGTCACCTGCGGCGAGGAGGCTGTGGCGATGGTGGATAAACGGATTTTTGATGTGGCGGTTATTGATCTCTCCATGCCAGGCATTGATGGCATTGAAACCCTGAAGCAGATTAAGGCCAAGAAACCGGAGATTGAGGTCCTGATGCTGACCGGGCATGCCACCGTGGCAGGCGGCATTGAGGCCATGAAGCAGGGGGCCAGGGATTTTTTACAGAAACCTGTGGAGTTGGAAGAGCTGCTGGAAAAGATCAAGACCGCTAGACAATCCCGACTGACAGCGCTGCACCGGAAAGCAGATGCTGAGATGCAGGAGATTCTCAAGCGAAAGAGCTGGTAA
- a CDS encoding CBS domain-containing protein, with translation MPERTKDIREMVIPLERCPRLYEHQTLDEAIALFALSPSEENPVDLPLLLVLDTKNSLVGRISRADILRGLVPSLLGMGRGGSKFSWSNTEDPHLTFLYEDHALAECGGNRMRPVRSLMRPIDFTLPADTHILEAIVILHRHNTSCVPVLENGAVIGLLRFEELFHAMCNTWCTLPQR, from the coding sequence ATGCCGGAAAGAACAAAAGATATACGAGAGATGGTTATCCCTCTGGAGCGTTGTCCCCGGCTCTATGAGCATCAGACCTTGGACGAGGCTATAGCCCTGTTTGCCCTGAGTCCGTCTGAGGAAAATCCTGTTGATCTTCCCCTTCTGCTTGTGCTTGATACAAAGAATAGCCTGGTAGGGAGGATTTCACGGGCGGATATCCTGCGAGGCCTGGTGCCGAGTCTGTTGGGCATGGGGCGCGGGGGGAGTAAATTCTCCTGGAGCAATACAGAGGACCCGCACCTGACCTTCCTGTATGAAGACCACGCCCTTGCTGAGTGCGGAGGTAATCGGATGCGACCTGTTCGTTCCCTGATGCGTCCGATTGATTTTACCTTGCCAGCAGATACACATATTTTGGAGGCTATTGTGATTCTACACCGCCATAATACCTCTTGCGTCCCGGTGCTCGAAAATGGGGCAGTTATCGGCCTTCTACGTTTTGAAGAACTTTTTCACGCTATGTGCAATACCTGGTGTACTCTGCCGCAGAGATGA